In bacterium, the genomic window GGTGAACATCGAGATCCGCGAGCCGGGCGCGTAGTTGATCCTCGTTGCGCAGGGACGTCAGTTTGACGAAGTTCGAATTCATCGGACCTGCGCCTCGATTCGCTCCGCGATGTTTCGAAGTATTTCGACGTCACCGTCAGGCCGCAGCGTGTCGAGCAATGGAGCGCCGTCGCAGTCGATCCAGCCGCGCAGCTTCATGAATTGCGCGGCGCTATGCCGGTAAGCGGGTACGGGCGGGCGGAAGATCAGCTGTCCCAGGTATTGCAGCAGGTCGTTCAGCTCGTAGAAGCGCTCATCTCCCTCGGCCCAGTAGCGATCGCGAAGCGCAAACGCATCGGGAGCGCACGTCGACAGTCCGAGCAGATAGTCGCTGCCGTACATGACCATGTCGATTGCCAGATCGTTTCCGGTCAGGACCCGGAAGTCGGGACGAGTACGGTCGCGCAGATCCAGTCGCTGCCATTCGAGTTCGCGCGAAAGCGACGAGTGCTTGGCGCCGATGCACTGCGGAACATCGAGCAGCATCCGGTACGCGGATAGATCGTAGA contains:
- a CDS encoding dihydrodipicolinate synthase family protein, translating into EIASRGGTPVLFPSHGLNALGGSDWVGAQARMAADWDSYLGFELGPMFVPHGRIYDLSAYRMLLDVPQCIGAKHSSLSRELEWQRLDLRDRTRPDFRVLTGNDLAIDMVMYGSDYLLGLSTCAPDAFALRDRYWAEGDERFYELNDLLQYLGQLIFRPPVPAYRHSAAQFMKLRGWIDCDGAPLLDTLRPDGDVEILRNIAERIEAQVR